The sequence CACGTCATTGGGGAACAGGCTACGTACCTCCGGATCGGCGAAGATGGCGTTGGCCCGAGCTGTGTCTTTCAGATCAACGGCCAGTTGGTCCTGTGAAATCGGCACAAACAGGTTCGTCAGGGCAGCCTGCGCCTGCGCGGTGTCGCCCTTCGCTGCCGTACCTGATGACGCCTGCGCCGTGGCCGTGTTGGCCGCCGCGCCACCCAACTGAGCAGCCAGGTCGCCCGAGGTCGCCGTGCCCGATACCGTCGTGGTGGGTTTCGCCGAAGCCGCCGCTGCTTTGCGGGCTACTTCTGCTTTGGCCAGGTAGGCACCCAGCCCATCGATGGCGGGCGCAATTTCGTTAAGGCGATACACCTCCGTGAATTCCAGCTTGGCGGCACCCGTCAGCAGTTTCCGCACGCGGTCGGGGTTGTCGGCACCGGGCAACTCAATTAGGATGCGGTTTGAACCGGGCAAACGCTGTACGTTCGGGTTGGTCACGCCGAATTTGTCGATACGCGCCTGAATCACGCGGAAAGAGCGGTCGATGGCGCCGTTCACTTCGTCGTTCAGGAAGCGCTTCACTTCCGTATCCGACGACTGGTAGTTGATGCGCGACCGGTTGGCGCTCGTGGCAAACACCGTAGCCAATTTGGCACCCGGCACCACGTCTTTGTAGTTCTTCACGAACAGGTCGACATAGCTGCTCTGGCTGCTCTGCTGATCGCGGCTGGCGCGCTTCAGCGCCTCGTTGAACTGCGGATCGCGGGTGTTACCGGCGAGGCTGCGCAGCACTTCAGCGGGCGATACCTCAAGCACCACGTGCATACCGCCCTGCAAATCGAGACCCAGACCCAACTCGCGCTCGGTCACCTCCTGAAGCGTGTTGCCCAGGTAAACGGGCTGCTTCCAGAGCGAATCGAGGTATTGTTGTTTCCGTTTGATGTCTACCTGCCCCTGGGCGTTGGTAGCAAAGCGCTCCGCGTCTTTTTTGATATTACGCGAAACGAAGGTAAATGACAGGTAATAGAGGCAAAGCACCGCTATAATCCCCGTCAGAACCACTACGACGGTTCTGTTTTGCATTGTATGGAGAAATTGGAAATTGGAGGAAAAAGAAAAAAAGGGGTTCAATGTCCAAGGTTCCAAGTCCAATGTGGTTCTGCACGCCCATTCAGGCGTAGAGAAACGTTGGACTTGGAACCTTGGACATTGAACCCCTTTTAAGGCGCATTCGGGGCGATAGCGTGCCCGAAGACGTGTCGTAAGTACGAGAAATAGAAGTACGGGACGTCGTGAATCCGGCGGAGCAGCGGCGGATTGAGCGCCAGAAACCGGAAACAGGGGAGAGGCAGCAGGTACGTTACCTGCGAGAAATCGAACGACAGCGCCGAGGCCACCACGGCTTCGTCGGTCGCGGCTTTAACCACGGCCTCGTGGCTATCCGTTTTCTGAGCTTTCTTGGCCGTTTGCGTGGCCGTCTGCATCGGCGCACCACCCCGCACCAACTGACCACCACTGCCGTGCAACAGCAACAGCAGTCCCGCGAGAGCGAGGGTCAGAAAGCGATGAAAAGCGTGCGTCGGCTTCATGTACAGAAAACAGGATGACAAATTTCGCACCAAATTAGACCAATAGCAAGATGAAGTAGGCGTAAACCGGCTTATTTGCCAATGATTCACCCACCACATCATGATCACCATCTGCCTCGACGAGCGTGACCCAGCCCTACTTACCATTTCTTTTTCCCAAGACCCCGTCGGCAACGACCTCATCCGCAACGTACCTGGCCGCCGCTGGAGCTATTCTCGACGCTGCTGGACCGTACCCAACACCCGCGCTAGTGTCGTGAAAGTGGGCCAATTATTTGGCAAAGATTACTGTCGATTCGACGAAGCCATAGTGAGACTCTACAAACTCGCTGCAACGACTGCCGAGGTCGAACAGGCAACCAATCCGCCCTGGCCCGGACGCGGGACCGCGCCACTGCACGTTCGCTCTCTGCACAAGCCATTTCGCTATGCGCCACTTGCCAACGAGTTCGATACCCACCCGGTCATCGTGGCCGTGACCCAGGCGTTGTGCGTTCAGCACTATAGCCGGAAAACATACAAAAACTATAAACAGGCGCTAGTATCGCTCATACGTTACGCCCAACCTAAAGACATTGCAGACTTTGAGAAAGTGGATTACCAAAAATATCTGCTGTTTTTACGTGATAGGAAACGGTTGGGAGCGGCTACTATCAACGTCCACATTAACCGCAGCGGCGGACCGGCTGGAAGTTCTACCAGGAGAAGGTTTTAGGCCGCGATAAGACCTATTACGACGTAGCCTTTGCCCGGCTTCCCCACAAGCTCCCGACCGTCTACAGCATCGAGGAAGTAAGGGCCATTTTCGCCGCTACAACCAGTCGGAAGTACCGAACGCTATTCAAACTAGTGTATTCGACGGGGTTGCGCCTAAGCGAGGTGGCTCATCTGCGCTTAACTGACCTCGACCGGATTCGGCGACTCATCATGGTGCGGGGTGGTAAAGGCAAAAAGGACCGCGTGGTGATGTTAACAGAAAAACTAGAGACCGTTTTGGACGAGTATTTAGCCGCCTATACCCCGCAAACGTACCTGCTTGAAAACTTCGAGAACGGCGAACCCCTCGCCACGCGTACAATTCAGCTCGTATACAGCGACGTAACCCGGTATGCACAGATCACCAAACGGGGCGGCATTCATTCGTTACGGCATAGCTTCGCGACGCATCTATTGGAAGCGGGCACCGACATACGTTACATTCAGCAACTGCTGGGGCATGAAAGCATCCTGACCACTATGCGGTACACCCACGTCACGGCTGATAAGATCAGTAAAATCAGCAGTCCGTTAGACAACATATAGGGGATTGGTGGGAACGTACCGCCGCAGCATCCGCCGCAATTGAGATAAACTGTAAAAGCGGCTCTTGAGCACATACCCAACCGTGTATCGTTTTACGGTTCGTTTAAGGGCGACTACCTCACCGCGAGCGTTGAACCGATACAAGCGACCTTTCGTATCGAAGAAGTAACTGGGGTACCCGTCTATATCCCAGGCTCGGTCAGCCACAGCTAGTATTTGCTTCTTTTTCAAGATTTTTCAAGTAAAGGTTGGAAGTAAAAATAGCGATTCCGATCCTTGTAAACGATGTCAACTAGTTATTGACGCTAGAAACAAATTGCGGAATTATAAATAGTTGATTATCAACATAAACTAGTTCCGCAACTTTGCGTCCAATACTATGTTGGGTGACTAGGCCATTCGTTCATGGCGTGGGCGGGTTGCGGTTGACAGGATAATGCGCTAGTATTGATAGATATTTGCATGTATGCAACTTACCTAAAGACATTTTAATATCGACTTGGCAGAACTTACTTGGCGAAAACTCACATCCACGCCCGACATTTATACAGGAAACTGAATGTAATTGCGACGAGTTTTACCTCTGTCTGACATGTCAACTTCAATTATCAACTTGGACTAAAGTGGTATATTAAACTGTCTAAAACAAGAGCGTATAATAGTTAATTTTATATGTCATTTGTTTGATAATTATATATATTTCTGAGCACACTCTTGTAAGTGTCTGTACACGTAAAACTCTTCAAAAATCCCACCAAAGCAATGTCTCCACAACAGATAGATTCCGTTCTAGAGTTATGTAATCAAGCAAAAGCACTGAGTGTTGCTGATATATTGATCACACATGAAGTTGAGAGTATTGGAGATTATACTAGCAGCGAGTTTATAAATTTATACAACAGAGTTGTCAAACAACTGAAAAACGAATTAGAAAGTGAAAATGGAAAATATTTACCAAATAATTATAACTATAACAATGAATTTGGAAGTGGTTATTTAGAGAGTGATTTACAAAATCTAATTTCTAATATACAGGGTTCGAATAGTATATACAATACGAGCACATATCTAGGCAAGCTTATTTACTACCAGATTATAAATGGTTTCTGGGATAG comes from Fibrella aestuarina BUZ 2 and encodes:
- a CDS encoding tyrosine-type recombinase/integrase, with translation MYSTGLRLSEVAHLRLTDLDRIRRLIMVRGGKGKKDRVVMLTEKLETVLDEYLAAYTPQTYLLENFENGEPLATRTIQLVYSDVTRYAQITKRGGIHSLRHSFATHLLEAGTDIRYIQQLLGHESILTTMRYTHVTADKISKISSPLDNI
- a CDS encoding phage integrase N-terminal SAM-like domain-containing protein, which codes for MITICLDERDPALLTISFSQDPVGNDLIRNVPGRRWSYSRRCWTVPNTRASVVKVGQLFGKDYCRFDEAIVRLYKLAATTAEVEQATNPPWPGRGTAPLHVRSLHKPFRYAPLANEFDTHPVIVAVTQALCVQHYSRKTYKNYKQALVSLIRYAQPKDIADFEKVDYQKYLLFLRDRKRLGAATINVHINRSGGPAGSSTRRRF